From Micromonospora echinospora, one genomic window encodes:
- a CDS encoding helix-turn-helix domain-containing protein yields MSLLRRVIGGVLRRLRVRQGRTLREVAEVAGVSVPYLSEVERGRKEASSEVLAAICRALGIRLSDLLEEARDDLRRVEPRTPVTPPRVPTGRRLPTGPRPVPTGPRPAPAARPTAGGSTCPTSRVPNARAAVGRRPAVTTGRGAGAPARATRAVRSGVGQHRVLLAVGPSPRC; encoded by the coding sequence ATGTCGTTGCTACGACGGGTGATCGGTGGAGTCCTGCGCCGGCTCCGCGTCCGGCAGGGCCGCACCCTGCGCGAGGTCGCCGAGGTGGCCGGCGTCTCGGTGCCCTACCTCTCAGAGGTCGAGCGGGGACGCAAAGAGGCCTCGTCGGAGGTGCTCGCGGCGATCTGCCGGGCCCTCGGCATCCGCCTCTCCGACCTGCTCGAGGAGGCGCGCGACGACCTGCGCCGGGTGGAGCCCCGGACCCCGGTCACGCCGCCCCGGGTTCCGACGGGCCGCCGGCTGCCGACCGGCCCTCGTCCCGTCCCGACCGGCCCCCGCCCCGCCCCGGCCGCCCGGCCGACGGCGGGCGGATCCACCTGCCCGACGAGCCGGGTCCCGAACGCCCGGGCGGCGGTCGGCCGCCGTCCCGCCGTGACCACCGGACGCGGGGCCGGCGCCCCCGCGCGGGCCACCCGGGCCGTCCGGAGCGGTGTCGGCCAGCACCGCGTCCTGCTCGCCGTCGGCCCCTCGCCCCGCTGCTGA
- a CDS encoding ATP-dependent Clp protease proteolytic subunit, whose translation MLEVNQPSFGDQVFERLLRERIVFLGTEVTEASANQVCAQILLLAAEDAERDIFLYINSPGGSVSAGLAIYDTMRYVRNDVATLALGFAGSMGQFLLCTGAAGKRFALPHSRIMMHQPSGGFGGTAADITIQAENMLHVKRTMQELIAQHSGHSLADITRDSDRDRWFTAEQAREYGLIDQVLENAGQLPVN comes from the coding sequence ATGTTGGAGGTCAACCAGCCGTCCTTCGGTGACCAGGTCTTCGAGCGGCTGCTGCGGGAGCGGATCGTCTTCCTCGGCACCGAGGTGACCGAGGCGTCCGCCAACCAGGTCTGCGCACAGATCCTGCTGCTCGCCGCCGAGGACGCCGAGCGGGACATCTTCCTCTACATCAACTCACCGGGCGGCTCGGTCAGTGCCGGTCTGGCCATCTACGACACGATGCGCTACGTCAGGAACGACGTGGCCACCCTGGCGCTCGGCTTCGCCGGCTCGATGGGGCAGTTCCTGCTCTGCACCGGGGCGGCCGGCAAGCGGTTCGCCCTCCCCCACTCGCGGATCATGATGCACCAGCCCTCCGGCGGCTTCGGCGGCACGGCCGCCGACATCACCATCCAGGCCGAGAACATGCTGCACGTCAAGCGCACCATGCAGGAGTTGATCGCCCAGCACAGCGGCCACTCCCTAGCTGACATCACCCGCGACTCGGACCGGGACCGATGGTTCACCGCCGAGCAGGCCCGGGAGTACGGGCTGATCGACCAGGTGCTGGAGAACGCCGGACAGCTCCCCGTGAACTGA
- a CDS encoding potassium channel family protein, which translates to MIHFPAQRRGPLSALSLRLAAAVALVCAVVGVVYLDRAGYRDVNEDGLTLLDCFYYAVVSLSTTGYGDITPASDSARLTNVLFVTPARVLFLIILVGTTLEVLTEQYRTGRRLSRWGRTVKDHVIICGYGTKGRSAISALLENGLDKSRIVVVERSGAAIRQATSAGLVAIEGSATRSTVLNEAHVRSAKAVIIATDSDDASVLVALTVRQLTAGQVRIIAAVREAENAPLLKQSGAHHVIVSSATAGRLLGLSTSAPPLIDVVEDLLTPGQGMALAMRSAERSEVGRSPRELESLVIALVRRGKVVTLADKAGAVIETGDMLVHVRDDRPQATAAP; encoded by the coding sequence GTGATTCATTTTCCCGCGCAGCGGCGGGGGCCGCTCAGCGCGCTCAGCCTGCGGCTGGCCGCCGCCGTCGCCCTGGTCTGCGCCGTGGTCGGCGTGGTCTACCTGGACCGCGCGGGCTACCGCGACGTCAACGAGGACGGCCTGACCCTCCTCGACTGCTTCTACTACGCGGTGGTCTCGCTCTCCACCACGGGCTACGGCGACATCACGCCGGCCTCGGACTCGGCCCGGCTGACCAACGTCCTCTTCGTCACGCCGGCCCGGGTGCTCTTCCTGATCATCCTGGTCGGCACCACCCTTGAAGTCCTGACCGAGCAGTACCGGACCGGCCGTCGGCTGAGCCGCTGGGGGAGAACCGTGAAGGATCACGTCATCATCTGCGGCTACGGCACCAAGGGCCGCAGCGCGATCTCCGCCCTGCTCGAGAACGGGCTGGACAAGTCCCGGATCGTCGTCGTGGAGCGCAGTGGCGCGGCGATCCGGCAGGCCACCTCGGCCGGGCTGGTCGCCATCGAGGGCTCCGCCACCCGGTCGACCGTCCTGAACGAGGCGCATGTCCGCAGCGCCAAGGCGGTGATCATCGCGACCGACAGCGACGACGCGTCCGTGCTGGTGGCGTTGACCGTCCGGCAGCTCACCGCCGGGCAGGTCCGGATCATCGCGGCGGTGCGGGAGGCGGAGAACGCGCCGTTGCTCAAGCAGAGCGGCGCCCACCACGTGATCGTCTCCTCGGCCACCGCCGGCCGGCTGCTGGGTCTCTCCACCTCGGCCCCGCCGCTGATCGACGTGGTGGAGGACCTGCTCACTCCCGGCCAGGGAATGGCTCTGGCGATGCGCTCCGCCGAGCGTTCCGAGGTGGGCCGATCCCCCCGCGAGTTGGAATCGTTGGTCATCGCCCTGGTACGTCGGGGCAAGGTGGTCACCCTGGCCGACAAGGCCGGCGCGGTCATCGAGACCGGCGACATGCTGGTGCACGTACGCGACGATCGTCCTCAGGCGACCGCCGCGCCCTGA